The Scyliorhinus torazame isolate Kashiwa2021f chromosome X, sScyTor2.1, whole genome shotgun sequence genome has a segment encoding these proteins:
- the lmbr1l gene encoding limb region 1 homolog-like protein isoform X1 — translation MEDDVMIRAKLFHNRVRECIICALLFTALYILSYLVIARFKKNADFAADNNEDATVNRITLWMCTFTLAVSAGAVFLLPFSIISNEILLSFPENYYMQWLNGSLIHGLWNLVFLFSNISLVFLMPFAYFFTESEGFAGSKKGIMARVYETFVVLFLLTLLVLGIVWVASAIINNDAASWESLYDLWDYYLPYLYSCISLFGVLLLLLCTPFGLSRMFTVTGQLLVKPRLLEDLDEQLNCTRFEEAAVVHKLNGKMSSCWVFFSVESLKNQFLSIHARRLKLEIRRRASPWQRNLGYPLAMLLLLALTGISILLVGFHVLELLIDETAMPKGMQNPLLGKDSLSMFGSLGAAVEVILIFYLMVSSVVGFYSSPFFIKLAPRKQDTTMTKIIGNCVSLLVLSSALPVFSRTLGITNFDLLGNFGSFNWLGNFYIIFLYNMLFAGLTAMCLVKKFTRSMQAELLHAFGLDRLPLPVTRPRTSAKMGPVNSKRLV, via the exons ATCTGTGCACTATTGTTCACTGCTCTGTATATCCTCTCCTACCTGGTGATTGCTCGGTTTAAGAAGAATGCAGACTTTGCAGCAG ACAATAATGAAGATGCAACAGTCAATCGCATCAC gTTATGGATGTGCACATTCACCCTTGCAGTATCTGCTGGTGCAGTCTTCCTACTTCCATTTTCAATTATTAGCAACGAGATCCTACTTTCATTTCCAGAAAATTACTACATGCAGTGGTTGAATGGTTCCCTTATCCATG GTCTGTGGAATCTGGTTTTCCTCTTTTCCAACATATCTCTGGTGTTCCTGATGCCTTTTGCATACTTCTTCACTGAATCAGAGGGATTTGCTGGCTCAAAAAAG GGAATTATGGCTCGGGTTTATGAAACATTTGTTGTCCTCTTCCTTCTGACCCTCCTGGTTCTGGGGATCGTGTGGGTGGCATCGGCAATTATCAATAATGATGCAGCTAGCTGGGAATCTCTCTACG ATCTGTGGGACTATTATCTTCCATACCTCTACTCCTGTATTTCTCTATTTGGAGTTCTGCTTCTCCTCT TGTGCACTCCTTTTGGCTTGTCCCGCATGTTCACTGTCACTGGCCAACTTCTTGTAAAGCCCAGG CTTTTGGAAGATCTGGATGAACAACTCAACTGTACACGATTTGAGGAGGCTGCTGTGGTGCATAAGCTAAATG GCAAGATGTCATCTTGCTGGGTGTTTTTCAGTGTGGAGTCCCTCAAAAATCAGTTCCTGAGTATCCATGCCAGGAGGCTTAAATTGG AAATAAGGAGAAGAGCATCACCATGGCAAAGAAACCTGGGATACCCATTAGCAATGCTGTTGCTTCTGGCATTAACA GGTATCTCCATCCTCCTGGTGGGATTCCATGTTCTTGAATTACTTATTGATGAAACGGCCATGCCCAAAGGAATGCAG AATCCTCTTCTAGGAAAAGACTCTCTCTCTATGTTTGGTTCACTTGGAGCAGCTGTAGAAGTCATTCTCATATT TTACTTAATGGTGTCATCAGTTGTTGGGTTTTACAGTTCACCATTTTTCATCAAGCTTGCTCCCAGGAAGCAGGACACCACCATgactaag ATAATCGGGAACTGTGTGTCACTGCTTGTTCTGAGCTCAGCCCTGCCAGTATTCTCCCGGACACTCG GAATAACAAACTTTGACCTGTTGGGGAACTTTGGCAGTTTTAACTGGCTGGGAAATTTTTACATCATCTTTCTCTACAACATGCTTTTTGCTGGCCTTACTGCAATGTGCCTGGTTAAAAAATTCACCAGGTCTATGCAAGCAGAGCTTCTCCATGCATTTG
- the lmbr1l gene encoding limb region 1 homolog-like protein isoform X3, whose product MQTLQQTIMKMQQSIASRLWNLVFLFSNISLVFLMPFAYFFTESEGFAGSKKGIMARVYETFVVLFLLTLLVLGIVWVASAIINNDAASWESLYDLWDYYLPYLYSCISLFGVLLLLLCTPFGLSRMFTVTGQLLVKPRLLEDLDEQLNCTRFEEAAVVHKLNGKMSSCWVFFSVESLKNQFLSIHARRLKLEIRRRASPWQRNLGYPLAMLLLLALTGISILLVGFHVLELLIDETAMPKGMQNPLLGKDSLSMFGSLGAAVEVILIFYLMVSSVVGFYSSPFFIKLAPRKQDTTMTKIIGNCVSLLVLSSALPVFSRTLGITNFDLLGNFGSFNWLGNFYIIFLYNMLFAGLTAMCLVKKFTRSMQAELLHAFGLDRLPLPVTRPRTSAKMGPVNSKRLV is encoded by the exons ATGCAGACTTTGCAGCAG ACAATAATGAAGATGCAACAGTCAATCGCATCAC GTCTGTGGAATCTGGTTTTCCTCTTTTCCAACATATCTCTGGTGTTCCTGATGCCTTTTGCATACTTCTTCACTGAATCAGAGGGATTTGCTGGCTCAAAAAAG GGAATTATGGCTCGGGTTTATGAAACATTTGTTGTCCTCTTCCTTCTGACCCTCCTGGTTCTGGGGATCGTGTGGGTGGCATCGGCAATTATCAATAATGATGCAGCTAGCTGGGAATCTCTCTACG ATCTGTGGGACTATTATCTTCCATACCTCTACTCCTGTATTTCTCTATTTGGAGTTCTGCTTCTCCTCT TGTGCACTCCTTTTGGCTTGTCCCGCATGTTCACTGTCACTGGCCAACTTCTTGTAAAGCCCAGG CTTTTGGAAGATCTGGATGAACAACTCAACTGTACACGATTTGAGGAGGCTGCTGTGGTGCATAAGCTAAATG GCAAGATGTCATCTTGCTGGGTGTTTTTCAGTGTGGAGTCCCTCAAAAATCAGTTCCTGAGTATCCATGCCAGGAGGCTTAAATTGG AAATAAGGAGAAGAGCATCACCATGGCAAAGAAACCTGGGATACCCATTAGCAATGCTGTTGCTTCTGGCATTAACA GGTATCTCCATCCTCCTGGTGGGATTCCATGTTCTTGAATTACTTATTGATGAAACGGCCATGCCCAAAGGAATGCAG AATCCTCTTCTAGGAAAAGACTCTCTCTCTATGTTTGGTTCACTTGGAGCAGCTGTAGAAGTCATTCTCATATT TTACTTAATGGTGTCATCAGTTGTTGGGTTTTACAGTTCACCATTTTTCATCAAGCTTGCTCCCAGGAAGCAGGACACCACCATgactaag ATAATCGGGAACTGTGTGTCACTGCTTGTTCTGAGCTCAGCCCTGCCAGTATTCTCCCGGACACTCG GAATAACAAACTTTGACCTGTTGGGGAACTTTGGCAGTTTTAACTGGCTGGGAAATTTTTACATCATCTTTCTCTACAACATGCTTTTTGCTGGCCTTACTGCAATGTGCCTGGTTAAAAAATTCACCAGGTCTATGCAAGCAGAGCTTCTCCATGCATTTG
- the lmbr1l gene encoding limb region 1 homolog-like protein isoform X2 — protein sequence MCTFTLAVSAGAVFLLPFSIISNEILLSFPENYYMQWLNGSLIHGLWNLVFLFSNISLVFLMPFAYFFTESEGFAGSKKGIMARVYETFVVLFLLTLLVLGIVWVASAIINNDAASWESLYDLWDYYLPYLYSCISLFGVLLLLLCTPFGLSRMFTVTGQLLVKPRLLEDLDEQLNCTRFEEAAVVHKLNGKMSSCWVFFSVESLKNQFLSIHARRLKLEIRRRASPWQRNLGYPLAMLLLLALTGISILLVGFHVLELLIDETAMPKGMQNPLLGKDSLSMFGSLGAAVEVILIFYLMVSSVVGFYSSPFFIKLAPRKQDTTMTKIIGNCVSLLVLSSALPVFSRTLGITNFDLLGNFGSFNWLGNFYIIFLYNMLFAGLTAMCLVKKFTRSMQAELLHAFGLDRLPLPVTRPRTSAKMGPVNSKRLV from the exons ATGTGCACATTCACCCTTGCAGTATCTGCTGGTGCAGTCTTCCTACTTCCATTTTCAATTATTAGCAACGAGATCCTACTTTCATTTCCAGAAAATTACTACATGCAGTGGTTGAATGGTTCCCTTATCCATG GTCTGTGGAATCTGGTTTTCCTCTTTTCCAACATATCTCTGGTGTTCCTGATGCCTTTTGCATACTTCTTCACTGAATCAGAGGGATTTGCTGGCTCAAAAAAG GGAATTATGGCTCGGGTTTATGAAACATTTGTTGTCCTCTTCCTTCTGACCCTCCTGGTTCTGGGGATCGTGTGGGTGGCATCGGCAATTATCAATAATGATGCAGCTAGCTGGGAATCTCTCTACG ATCTGTGGGACTATTATCTTCCATACCTCTACTCCTGTATTTCTCTATTTGGAGTTCTGCTTCTCCTCT TGTGCACTCCTTTTGGCTTGTCCCGCATGTTCACTGTCACTGGCCAACTTCTTGTAAAGCCCAGG CTTTTGGAAGATCTGGATGAACAACTCAACTGTACACGATTTGAGGAGGCTGCTGTGGTGCATAAGCTAAATG GCAAGATGTCATCTTGCTGGGTGTTTTTCAGTGTGGAGTCCCTCAAAAATCAGTTCCTGAGTATCCATGCCAGGAGGCTTAAATTGG AAATAAGGAGAAGAGCATCACCATGGCAAAGAAACCTGGGATACCCATTAGCAATGCTGTTGCTTCTGGCATTAACA GGTATCTCCATCCTCCTGGTGGGATTCCATGTTCTTGAATTACTTATTGATGAAACGGCCATGCCCAAAGGAATGCAG AATCCTCTTCTAGGAAAAGACTCTCTCTCTATGTTTGGTTCACTTGGAGCAGCTGTAGAAGTCATTCTCATATT TTACTTAATGGTGTCATCAGTTGTTGGGTTTTACAGTTCACCATTTTTCATCAAGCTTGCTCCCAGGAAGCAGGACACCACCATgactaag ATAATCGGGAACTGTGTGTCACTGCTTGTTCTGAGCTCAGCCCTGCCAGTATTCTCCCGGACACTCG GAATAACAAACTTTGACCTGTTGGGGAACTTTGGCAGTTTTAACTGGCTGGGAAATTTTTACATCATCTTTCTCTACAACATGCTTTTTGCTGGCCTTACTGCAATGTGCCTGGTTAAAAAATTCACCAGGTCTATGCAAGCAGAGCTTCTCCATGCATTTG